The Dehalococcoidia bacterium genome window below encodes:
- a CDS encoding ABC-F family ATP-binding cassette domain-containing protein, which translates to MLRVVRVSKSYGARTVLREVSFEIRPGERVGLVGANGAGKTTLLDIIRGALPADAGQVILAPGWRIGYLAQDTGLDPHWTVRQAMWQVFDELLATQRELAEIGERLRHLAPNDPALMALIHRQAELHEAFDRLEGHTAEAEIGKVLHGLGFSDDEAERPVSAFSGGWQVRIALARLLLGRNELLLLDEPTNHLDASAVDWLEEYLTSRPRTALIVSHDRYFLDRVTTRTLELENHVITSYPGSYRNYAEEKARRLAAQEAAARRQAEYLAAQRETLERFRANASKASFVQSREKQLAKLKIVEAPREERPPAFRFAEAPQSGRDVLRVRAVSKTYGETVVFRDVEFLVERGDRLALLGPNGAGKSTLLRLLARLEKPDSGSVTWGQNVRVGYFAQNAADVLDENMRVIDAVTAVAPLDWSEGAVRSMLARFLFRGDEVFKKIRVLSGGERNRVALARLLVRPYNVLLLDEPTNHLDIPAREALQAALAAFPGTLVFVSHDRYLVDRLATKILALADGKATLYDGDYQFYLRKRAEPAGAPLPLASPAPSPLALQPGRDVARKARRSAASAARALAQIEAALEEREERKAEVEAALADPATYRDPALSAELLEEHARLEAEIEALLERWAVLAEDAG; encoded by the coding sequence ATGCTTCGCGTCGTCCGAGTTTCCAAAAGCTACGGCGCCCGCACCGTCTTGCGGGAGGTCTCCTTCGAGATCCGGCCCGGAGAGCGGGTGGGGCTGGTCGGCGCGAACGGCGCGGGCAAAACGACCCTGCTCGACATCATCCGCGGCGCGCTGCCGGCTGACGCTGGACAGGTCATCCTCGCGCCCGGATGGCGGATTGGCTATCTCGCTCAAGACACGGGGCTCGACCCCCACTGGACGGTCCGCCAGGCGATGTGGCAGGTCTTCGACGAACTGCTTGCAACGCAGCGTGAGCTGGCAGAGATCGGGGAGCGCCTCCGTCATCTCGCTCCGAACGATCCTGCCTTGATGGCGCTTATTCACCGCCAAGCCGAACTCCACGAGGCGTTCGACCGGCTCGAGGGACACACCGCCGAGGCGGAGATCGGCAAGGTGCTGCACGGCCTCGGCTTCTCGGACGATGAAGCGGAGCGGCCGGTGAGCGCATTCTCCGGCGGCTGGCAGGTACGCATCGCTCTCGCCCGGCTCTTGCTTGGCCGCAACGAGCTGCTGCTGCTCGATGAGCCGACCAACCATCTCGATGCCTCCGCTGTCGATTGGCTCGAAGAGTATCTGACTTCCCGCCCGCGCACCGCGCTGATCGTCTCGCACGACCGCTACTTTCTCGACCGAGTGACGACACGCACGCTTGAACTGGAGAACCACGTCATCACTTCCTATCCCGGCTCGTATCGCAACTATGCCGAAGAGAAGGCGCGCCGGCTCGCCGCTCAGGAAGCCGCTGCGCGGCGCCAAGCGGAGTATCTCGCTGCTCAGCGCGAAACCCTCGAGCGCTTCCGCGCCAACGCCTCGAAAGCCTCGTTCGTCCAGAGCCGCGAAAAGCAGCTCGCCAAACTCAAGATTGTCGAGGCGCCGCGGGAAGAACGCCCCCCCGCCTTCCGCTTTGCCGAAGCGCCGCAGAGCGGCCGCGACGTGCTGCGCGTGCGCGCCGTCAGCAAGACATATGGCGAGACGGTTGTGTTCCGCGACGTCGAATTCCTAGTCGAGCGCGGCGACCGGCTCGCGCTGCTCGGCCCGAACGGTGCGGGAAAGTCGACCCTGCTGCGGCTGCTCGCCCGCCTCGAGAAGCCTGACAGCGGGAGCGTCACTTGGGGACAGAACGTCCGTGTCGGCTACTTTGCCCAGAACGCCGCCGACGTGCTTGATGAAAACATGCGCGTGATCGATGCGGTAACCGCTGTCGCGCCGCTCGACTGGAGCGAAGGAGCGGTGCGCAGCATGCTCGCCCGCTTTCTCTTCCGCGGCGACGAGGTCTTCAAGAAGATCCGCGTTCTTTCGGGAGGAGAACGGAACCGCGTCGCGCTCGCTCGGCTGCTTGTTCGGCCGTACAATGTTCTCCTCCTCGACGAGCCCACAAACCACCTCGATATTCCGGCGCGTGAGGCGCTGCAGGCGGCGCTTGCTGCCTTCCCGGGAACGCTCGTCTTTGTCTCGCACGACCGTTATCTCGTCGACCGGCTCGCCACCAAGATCCTTGCTCTCGCGGACGGCAAAGCGACCCTGTACGACGGAGACTACCAGTTTTACCTGCGCAAGCGTGCCGAACCGGCTGGGGCGCCGCTCCCCCTCGCTTCGCCTGCGCCGTCGCCGCTTGCGCTCCAGCCGGGCCGCGATGTCGCTCGGAAGGCGAGGCGGAGCGCCGCCAGCGCCGCCCGAGCGCTCGCGCAGATCGAAGCCGCCCTTGAAGAGCGCGAGGAGCGCAAAGCAGAGGTCGAGGCGGCCCTTGCTGATCCCGCGACCTATCGCGACCCCGCGCTCTCCGCTGAGCTGCTCGAGGAGCATGCGCGCCTCGAAGCCGAGATCGAGGCGCTGCTCGAGCGGTGGGCGGTCTTGGCGGAGGATGCCGGCTAG